Proteins encoded within one genomic window of uncultured Desulfobacter sp.:
- a CDS encoding NfeD family protein has translation MSTWILPLVFQILGIFTVVAEIFLPSMGLLSVTALGFIGYSLFLVFTDFPISVFYAVLGADVILLPVVFILGFKILAVSPLSLKKNLSASQGVVSQSPDLENYLGCTGHSITTLRPSGTALIDGVRLDVVTDGEFIEADAPLKVCKVTGNQVIVCRKDNI, from the coding sequence ATGAGCACCTGGATACTACCTCTGGTTTTCCAGATCCTGGGAATTTTTACCGTTGTTGCCGAAATCTTTTTGCCGTCCATGGGGCTTTTATCTGTTACTGCACTTGGATTTATCGGCTACTCCCTTTTCCTTGTGTTCACTGATTTTCCCATTTCAGTGTTTTATGCCGTCCTGGGGGCGGATGTGATTCTGCTTCCCGTGGTGTTTATTCTGGGGTTTAAAATTTTGGCGGTTTCTCCGTTGTCTCTTAAAAAAAATCTGTCTGCATCCCAGGGGGTGGTTTCCCAGTCTCCGGATCTTGAAAATTACCTGGGCTGCACAGGGCACAGTATCACAACCCTGCGTCCGTCCGGGACCGCTCTGATTGACGGTGTCCGTCTGGACGTGGTTACGGACGGAGAATTTATTGAGGCAGATGCTCCACTAAAGGTCTGCAAGGTCACAGGCAATCAAGTGATCGTCTGCCGCAAGGACAACATATAA
- the ltrA gene encoding group II intron reverse transcriptase/maturase has product MGKQMTASAGAPVDSAKKWASIDWKKARAEVRRLQMRIAKAVKEKRWGKVKALQYLLTHSFYAKALAVKRVTSNKGKKTPGVDGTLWKGARAKWEAVFSLQRRGYRPQPLRRIYIPKKNGKKRPLSIPTILCRAMQALFKLALAPVAETIGDRNSYGFREGRSCADAIAAAFNALSKPNSATWILEADIKGCYDNISQEWMLENIPMDKVILKKWLTAGYVEDGKLYPSRKGTPQGGIISPTLSNLTLDGLEKAVHDAVPRRCRVNFVRYADDFIVTGKSKRLLEDQVKPAVEAFLTERGLSLSEEKTMITHITDGFTFLGQTFRKTGNVLHITPAKKGVLALKEKLSELIHKHVGGPLEPLVKKLNQTLRGWGNYHRHVVSSETFSLIDTFVYEQLWRMIKKRHRKKSSKWLKNRYWTDGKRKWIFTVKSRNKKGPCSYHVIHLSSLGIKRYIKIKADANPYDPEYSYYFWRRRNQKDSRLLPSLSAREHRQKQAA; this is encoded by the coding sequence ATGGGAAAGCAAATGACGGCCTCGGCTGGTGCACCTGTCGACTCTGCTAAGAAATGGGCATCCATTGATTGGAAAAAAGCCCGAGCCGAAGTTAGAAGGCTGCAAATGCGTATCGCAAAGGCTGTAAAGGAAAAAAGATGGGGCAAGGTCAAAGCCCTGCAATACTTACTTACTCATTCGTTCTACGCCAAGGCCTTGGCTGTCAAACGAGTGACCTCAAATAAAGGGAAAAAAACTCCAGGCGTAGATGGCACCTTATGGAAAGGAGCCAGAGCCAAATGGGAGGCTGTTTTCAGCCTGCAAAGACGAGGTTATAGACCGCAACCACTAAGGCGAATTTACATCCCCAAAAAGAATGGTAAAAAACGTCCGTTAAGTATTCCTACAATACTCTGCAGAGCTATGCAGGCGCTGTTTAAATTAGCTTTAGCCCCAGTAGCGGAAACCATAGGAGACCGTAATTCTTACGGCTTCCGTGAAGGCCGCAGCTGTGCAGATGCAATTGCAGCAGCGTTCAATGCACTCTCCAAGCCTAATTCGGCTACATGGATATTGGAAGCGGATATCAAAGGGTGTTATGACAACATCAGCCAGGAATGGATGTTGGAAAATATCCCTATGGATAAAGTCATTCTTAAAAAGTGGTTGACGGCAGGGTATGTGGAAGACGGCAAGCTATACCCCTCGCGCAAAGGAACCCCACAGGGCGGGATTATCAGTCCCACCTTGTCGAATTTAACCCTCGACGGGCTGGAAAAAGCCGTGCATGATGCAGTTCCCCGTCGATGTAGAGTTAATTTCGTTCGATATGCAGATGATTTTATCGTCACAGGCAAGTCCAAACGCCTGCTTGAAGATCAGGTCAAACCAGCAGTCGAAGCGTTTCTAACTGAACGTGGTCTGTCATTATCTGAAGAAAAGACCATGATCACGCATATAACAGATGGATTTACGTTCCTTGGCCAAACTTTTCGAAAAACCGGAAATGTGCTGCACATCACCCCGGCAAAGAAGGGAGTTCTCGCCCTTAAAGAAAAGCTCAGTGAACTGATCCATAAACATGTCGGCGGTCCATTGGAACCATTGGTCAAAAAGTTAAACCAAACCCTCCGGGGTTGGGGAAACTATCACCGGCACGTAGTCTCATCGGAAACATTTTCTCTTATTGATACGTTTGTTTACGAACAGCTATGGAGAATGATTAAAAAGCGTCACCGGAAGAAATCCTCAAAATGGTTGAAAAACCGTTACTGGACTGACGGAAAACGCAAGTGGATATTCACTGTCAAGAGCCGAAATAAGAAAGGGCCTTGCAGTTATCACGTCATTCACCTAAGCTCATTAGGAATAAAACGATATATCAAAATCAAAGCAGATGCAAATCCATATGATCCCGAATACAGTTATTATTTCTGGCGTAGACGGAATCAAAAGGATTCACGGTTACTCCCGTCGTTATCGGCCAGGGAGCACCGCCAAAAGCAAGCTGCATGA
- a CDS encoding NfeD family protein — MLPEQKSPQIWATVLFFVLILYSAVQAVEPVVHIIPVSGTVEPGMAAYLKRVVSSFEKDDNAVLVFAMDTFGGRVDAAFDIVETICSVPKERTIAYVEKRAISAGALIALSAGTLVMKENTLIGDCAPIIQTSEGIQEVGEKHQTVLRAQFRTLAKRNNYSEVLAESMVSKSMEVYKITRGEHSEYMDKTTWQELSEKEKKKITRKTTIVSEGELLTMDDKEAVELGFSRQSVESLDQALEVLGYGAAEKIEVSENWSETFVRWIQPLLPILMIIGIGAVYTEVKAPGFGIPGIIGIICLGLVFFNQYLVGLADYTEILVFVIGFLLLGMEMFVLPGFGIAGVTAIIVLAAGLVLSFQNFVLPDPSLPWQGELMIKNLGLVLGSALGALLVSMSAVRFALPRLSKVIKGPYLEATLQDSRAESIEALGICAGDEGVALTTLRPSGKVSIKDRKIDAVTQGDFIDPGTSVRVARVTAGHVIVETIMEKREK, encoded by the coding sequence ATGTTACCGGAACAAAAATCCCCCCAGATATGGGCCACAGTTCTATTTTTTGTATTAATCCTTTATAGTGCAGTTCAGGCTGTCGAGCCGGTGGTGCATATTATTCCCGTTTCCGGAACCGTTGAGCCGGGCATGGCTGCATACCTCAAACGAGTGGTATCCTCCTTTGAAAAGGATGACAACGCCGTTTTGGTATTTGCCATGGATACCTTTGGGGGGCGGGTGGATGCCGCCTTTGACATTGTGGAAACCATCTGCTCCGTACCCAAGGAAAGAACCATTGCCTATGTGGAGAAACGCGCTATTTCCGCAGGTGCCCTGATTGCGCTTTCCGCCGGCACCCTGGTCATGAAGGAAAATACCCTGATCGGTGACTGTGCGCCTATTATTCAGACCAGTGAAGGTATCCAGGAGGTCGGGGAAAAGCATCAGACCGTACTTCGGGCACAGTTCCGCACGCTGGCCAAACGAAACAACTATTCCGAAGTGCTGGCCGAATCCATGGTCTCCAAATCCATGGAGGTATATAAAATTACCCGGGGAGAGCATTCGGAATACATGGATAAAACCACATGGCAGGAGCTTTCCGAAAAAGAAAAGAAAAAAATTACCCGTAAGACCACCATTGTCAGTGAAGGCGAGCTGTTGACCATGGATGATAAAGAAGCTGTCGAGCTTGGGTTTTCCCGTCAGAGTGTTGAAAGTCTTGACCAGGCCCTTGAGGTTTTAGGGTACGGGGCGGCCGAAAAAATCGAGGTGTCGGAAAACTGGTCGGAAACCTTTGTCCGGTGGATTCAGCCGCTTTTACCGATTCTCATGATCATAGGCATTGGTGCTGTGTATACGGAAGTCAAGGCCCCGGGATTCGGAATTCCCGGCATTATAGGCATTATTTGTCTGGGATTGGTTTTTTTCAATCAATACCTGGTGGGGCTTGCTGATTATACGGAAATTTTGGTTTTCGTCATCGGTTTTCTGCTGCTGGGCATGGAGATGTTTGTCCTGCCGGGATTCGGCATCGCCGGGGTCACCGCCATCATTGTTCTTGCCGCAGGCCTTGTGCTCTCTTTTCAGAATTTTGTGCTTCCCGACCCAAGCCTGCCCTGGCAGGGAGAACTCATGATCAAAAATTTGGGATTGGTCTTGGGCAGTGCCCTTGGGGCCCTGCTGGTGTCAATGTCTGCGGTGCGTTTTGCTTTGCCCAGACTGTCGAAGGTGATCAAGGGGCCGTATCTGGAAGCGACACTGCAGGATTCCCGTGCTGAATCCATTGAGGCCTTAGGGATATGTGCCGGTGATGAGGGCGTTGCTTTGACGACGTTGCGGCCTTCGGGCAAGGTTAGCATAAAGGACAGGAAAATTGATGCCGTTACCCAGGGTGATTTTATTGATCCCGGCACATCCGTCCGGGTGGCCCGGGTCACCGCAGGCCATGTAATCGTTGAAACAATTATGGAAAAGAGAGAAAAATGA
- the floA gene encoding flotillin-like protein FloA (flotillin-like protein involved in membrane lipid rafts), giving the protein MQIMSILFIVAGILGLVIVYFAFSYIGLWVQALVSGARVGLFNIIFMRFRKVPPKLIVESKIMAVKAGIEIATDSLESHYLAGGNVSRVIQALIAADKANIDLPFNRAAAIDLAGRDVLEAVQMSVNPKVIETPIVAAMAKDGIQLKAISRVTVRANIDRLVGGAGEETILARVGEGIVTTIGSAVTHKQVLENPDTISKTVLSKGLDAGTAYEILSIDIADVDVGKNIGAELETDRAEADKKIAQAKAEEKRAMAYAQEQEMKARVQEMRAKVVEAEAQVPLAMAEAFRSGNLGIMDYYKMQNISADTRMRDTIAAPDQCDQPDDSLK; this is encoded by the coding sequence ATGCAAATCATGTCCATTCTTTTTATCGTTGCAGGCATCCTCGGCCTGGTGATTGTTTACTTTGCTTTCTCTTACATCGGGCTGTGGGTTCAGGCATTGGTGTCTGGCGCCCGGGTAGGCCTTTTCAACATTATTTTTATGCGGTTCAGGAAAGTGCCGCCTAAATTGATCGTGGAATCCAAGATTATGGCCGTTAAAGCCGGAATTGAGATTGCCACGGACAGTCTTGAATCCCATTACCTTGCCGGCGGAAATGTCTCCCGGGTGATCCAGGCGCTGATTGCCGCGGATAAAGCCAATATTGATCTTCCATTTAACCGGGCCGCTGCCATTGATCTTGCCGGCCGGGATGTCTTGGAAGCCGTTCAGATGTCGGTTAACCCCAAAGTCATTGAAACCCCCATTGTGGCGGCCATGGCCAAGGACGGTATCCAGCTTAAAGCCATTTCCAGGGTCACGGTGCGGGCCAATATTGACCGCCTGGTGGGCGGGGCCGGTGAAGAGACCATTCTGGCCCGTGTGGGCGAGGGCATTGTTACAACGATTGGTTCAGCCGTTACGCATAAACAGGTTTTGGAAAATCCGGACACCATATCCAAAACAGTTTTAAGCAAGGGGCTGGATGCAGGCACGGCTTACGAAATCCTTTCCATTGATATCGCGGATGTGGATGTGGGTAAAAACATTGGTGCTGAACTGGAAACTGACCGGGCCGAGGCAGATAAGAAGATTGCCCAGGCCAAGGCAGAGGAAAAACGGGCGATGGCCTATGCTCAGGAACAGGAGATGAAAGCCCGGGTCCAGGAAATGCGGGCTAAGGTGGTGGAGGCTGAAGCCCAGGTGCCCTTGGCCATGGCCGAGGCGTTTAGAAGCGGCAATCTTGGGATTATGGACTATTATAAAATGCAGAATATCAGCGCCGACACCCGGATGAGGGATACCATTGCGGCCCCTGATCAGTGTGATCAGCCGGATGATTCTTTGAAATAA